Proteins found in one Kineosporia sp. NBRC 101731 genomic segment:
- a CDS encoding aldo/keto reductase: MEYTRLGLSGLKVSRIALGCMSFGTPEPGAGWPLAQDAAEPLFRRALDLGITFWDTANVYHHGTSEEFTGRALKKYARRDDIVLATKVFFPVHEGPGGSGLSRKAIMEQIDASLTRLGTDYVDLYQIHRFDPQTPVEETMEALHDVVKAGKVRYLGASSMWAWQFSKLQYTADLHGWTRFVSMQNQYSLVQREEEREMFGLLADQGVGSIPWSPLAKGWLARPWNTTTSRTGTDDLTRRYNEEASHRPIVEAVEQVAAARGVPMAQVALAWHFTNPSVAAPIVGPSTAKHLEDAAASVDIQLTDDEVKILEQPYTPRLPSGFS; encoded by the coding sequence ATGGAGTACACCCGTCTTGGCCTCTCCGGGCTCAAGGTCAGCCGGATCGCGCTGGGCTGCATGAGTTTCGGAACGCCCGAACCCGGTGCCGGCTGGCCGCTCGCGCAGGACGCCGCTGAGCCCCTCTTCCGGCGGGCTCTCGATCTGGGCATCACGTTCTGGGACACGGCGAACGTCTACCACCACGGCACGTCGGAGGAGTTCACCGGCCGGGCCCTGAAGAAGTACGCCCGGCGCGACGACATCGTGCTGGCCACCAAGGTGTTCTTCCCGGTGCACGAGGGGCCGGGCGGATCGGGTCTGTCGCGCAAGGCGATCATGGAGCAGATCGACGCCTCGCTGACCCGGCTGGGTACCGACTACGTGGACCTCTACCAGATTCACCGCTTTGACCCGCAGACCCCGGTCGAGGAGACGATGGAGGCCCTGCACGACGTGGTGAAGGCCGGCAAGGTGCGCTATCTCGGCGCCTCGTCGATGTGGGCCTGGCAGTTCTCGAAGTTGCAGTACACGGCCGATCTTCACGGCTGGACCCGGTTCGTGTCGATGCAGAACCAGTACAGCCTGGTGCAGCGGGAGGAAGAGCGGGAGATGTTCGGCCTGCTCGCCGATCAGGGGGTGGGCAGCATCCCGTGGAGTCCTCTGGCCAAGGGCTGGCTGGCCCGGCCGTGGAACACCACGACCTCCCGTACCGGTACCGACGACCTGACCCGGCGTTACAACGAGGAGGCTTCGCACAGGCCGATCGTCGAGGCGGTCGAGCAGGTGGCGGCCGCGCGCGGTGTGCCGATGGCCCAGGTGGCCCTGGCCTGGCACTTCACCAACCCGTCGGTGGCCGCACCGATCGTGGGCCCGTCCACGGCGAAACACCTGGAGGACGCGGCGGCCTCGGTGGACATCCAGCTGACGGACGACGAGGTCAAGATCCTCGAGCAGCCCTACACCCCGCGCCTGCCCAGCGGTTTCAGCTGA
- a CDS encoding alpha/beta hydrolase, which translates to MSSWTGDLLGDGYEQHTLMLGTDPDGEGEVRAVVVRRTPRADEEVRGAVLYVHGFSDYFFQTQMADWFAARGLAVYALDLRKCGRARTPGQTPHYAADLQQYDAELDQALALIEQDHPGTPVTLLAHSTGGLIVPLYLDRKRRTGVNTPVVGVILNSPWFDLQGRAALRGPGTWMLRILARTSPFRVFSLPPSIYGSTLHTSVSGEWDFDIALKPLEGFPVTAGWLNAIRRGHAQLHRGLDIGVPSLVLRSDTSNFGPEYTEASDRSDGVLDVRQIARWAGCLGGETTVVPIADARHDVLLSLPPVRERAYEVIEAWLKAHPSPA; encoded by the coding sequence ATGAGTTCCTGGACCGGAGATCTCCTCGGCGACGGCTACGAGCAGCACACGCTGATGCTGGGCACCGATCCGGACGGTGAGGGCGAGGTCCGGGCCGTCGTGGTCCGCCGCACCCCCCGGGCGGACGAGGAGGTGCGCGGGGCGGTGCTCTACGTGCACGGGTTCTCGGACTACTTCTTCCAGACGCAGATGGCCGACTGGTTCGCGGCCCGCGGCCTCGCCGTCTACGCGCTGGACCTGCGCAAGTGCGGGCGGGCGCGCACGCCGGGCCAGACCCCGCACTACGCCGCCGACCTGCAGCAGTACGACGCGGAGCTCGATCAGGCGCTGGCCTTGATCGAACAGGATCACCCGGGCACTCCCGTCACCCTCCTCGCCCACTCGACGGGAGGGCTCATCGTCCCCTTGTACCTCGACCGCAAGCGGCGCACCGGCGTGAACACCCCCGTGGTCGGCGTCATCCTGAACAGCCCGTGGTTCGATCTCCAGGGCCGGGCGGCCCTGCGCGGACCGGGCACCTGGATGCTCCGGATCTTGGCCCGCACCAGCCCCTTCCGCGTGTTCAGCCTGCCGCCGAGCATCTACGGCAGCACGCTTCACACCAGTGTCAGCGGCGAATGGGACTTCGACATCGCCCTCAAACCGCTCGAGGGCTTCCCGGTGACCGCGGGCTGGCTCAACGCGATCCGGCGGGGCCACGCCCAGCTGCACCGCGGCCTCGACATCGGCGTGCCCTCGCTGGTGCTGCGCTCCGACACGTCGAACTTCGGGCCCGAGTACACCGAGGCCAGCGACCGCAGCGACGGAGTGCTCGACGTGCGCCAGATCGCCCGCTGGGCGGGCTGTCTCGGTGGTGAGACCACCGTGGTGCCGATTGCGGACGCACGCCACGACGTTCTCCTGTCCCTGCCACCGGTGCGGGAGAGGGCTTACGAGGTGATCGAGGCCTGGCTGAAAGCCCACCCCTCCCCCGCCTGA